AGGCATCCCAGTAGGGCTCACCTGGTGTGGCCCAAGCTCCAGAGCCATCACCTTGGTCAGCATGTCCAAGGCACCCTTGGTGGAGCCTGTGAGGAGAGACAGCCTGTGTGGAGCCTGAGCTGGCTGCTcaggctgggggggtgggggggcagggcacAGCCGGGGCTTGCTCACAGTAGACGCTGTGGTTAGTCACTGCGCGCTGGGAGGCCTGGCTAGAGACATTCACGATGGACCCCGGGGCTCCCCGAGCTATTAAGCCTCGGGCCACGATCTGTAATTGCAGAGGAAGCATGAGGCAGAACTGGTGTCACCCCCCAGTTCCCACTCCTGCCCTGAAGGCAGCTCACCTGGGACACCTGGATGACAGCCCGAAGGTTCACGTCGAAAGACCTGGAAGCAGATGTATAGACCCTGGTCAGGGACTGGGACTGCTGCAGCAGGAGACAGCCCTTCCCCCTGGGAgttcctccaccccaccctggcTCACGTGTCACACGCCTCCTTGGTGACCTCCAGGAAGGGCTGCAGCAGCGCCACGGCAGCATTGTTCACCAGCAGATCCACAGGGCCCACGCCGCCCAGCGCTCGCTCCGTGGCCTCCCAGTCACCCAGGTCCACACACACGGGCTCTACCCCAGGGCACTGTGTGTATTAGGTGGTAAGGGGGCACATCTACCAGAGGATTCATGCCCAAGAATGGGTACAGCTGGGCCTCTGCCGCGCGAGGGAGAAGGGCTGGGTTTGCATGGCCTTTCAGTTCGACAGGGGGAGGGGTTAGGGGTTCCACAGGAGCCAGTCACCTTCCTGGGGCTCAGAATCCCAGGCTGCTGCAGGGGGAGGGTAGTTAACTCGGCCTCTGGGCCACTGGGCAACTCGGGGCTTCGGGAACGGGAGTCTGGCCCCGCCTCCGGCCAGTCTACTTCCTCCCAGCGCCCGAACGCCTCTGGCCCCGGGCCTGCAAGGCAGCCATTTCTGCCTCCTCCTAAGCCCAGGGGGAGTCGTCGTTCTCCCGACCCGTCGGTCCCCAACAGAGGCCGTGCGCCCGGCGTGGGGGAGGGTGTGCAAGAGTCCTTGGCGAACCCTAGCGCCCGGCGCCCGCGTGTCCCGGCCCGCCCTCAGCCTCGCCCGCCGCCCGCTGGGCTGGGACAGGGCGACGCCTACCTCGCGGACCAGGCTGTCCAGGTCGGCCTGGGTCCGGCTCACAGCCACCACTTGTGCACCCGCCGCGTGCAGCGCCTGGACAGTGCTGCGCCCGATGCCTGCGAGGAGCGCGGCTTAGTGCGGGCGCCCCTCCCCGGCCGCCCCCTCCCAGGCCCACCTTTGGCCGCCGCCCCGGGCCCACCTTTGCCCGCCCCAGTGACGAGCGCCCGACGCCCCGCGAAGCTCAACTCCATGAGATTCAGACCAGCCCTGCGCACTGCTGAGGCCCAACTGCGTGTCTGGGTTCAGCAGCGCGCGACCGTCCGGgagggcgcggggcggggcgggacgcGGCGGGCCAATCGCAGGGCGGtgtcctggggagggagggaatatTCAAATAGAGGCTTCCCCACGGGGGCGATTGGCCGAAAGGAGTGGGCGCGgccggggcggggcaggcgggggtcCCCGCAGGACTCTTGGGCGGGGTTTTTCAAACTGCCCTGTGGTGACCCTTAGACCCGGCGTGAAATAGGTTTAGCGGGCCCCGCTAGCATATTTCCCCTGCCAAGATGATTATTACAAAAAAACAGATGTGGTAATTAATACGTGAAATTATTACGTGGTAATTAATACGTAATTATACGTAGCTGTACGTGAAAGACATCTCAGggctaacatttttttcttttgtttctgagaAGAAAAGTTTGGCAAAAAGGATCACATGCTCCCCTCACCCAGACCTGGGAGTAGCTCACGCAGGCTCACTTGTGCTTAGAGGGAAAGGGTTTGGACAACCCAATAAGCCTGAAGAAGAGGCCAAGACTAACAAAGGTGCGCTTTAGCCTCAAAGGGAGTTGAAACGCTGACTCACCCGACCAACCCACAGAAGGCCACCAGGACTTTAAAAACTTGGATAGGATGGGAAGGGATAGGCTTGGTGTCATGGGGTACCCAGTGGCCAGCAAGGGCAAACATTGCTTCCTGCAGCTTTAGGGTCAGAGATATATGTGTGCTCATGTGTCCACGTGTGCATTGGCTCCTCCTGTAAAAGCTACTTTGTTCTGTGGGTCATGGTGGGAAAGTCTAGAAACACTGCCCTTGAGGACCTTCTGTGGACAGGAGTAAGGAAGTGGTGATTGCAGGGCCTCTGGGTCACTGTGGCTTTAGGCCCAGAGAGGTGGACAGTCTGGAGGAGAGGGTGGCCAGGGACAGCCGGAGGCACAGGTTTGAGAAGCCCCTGGAGGATAGCCAAGTGAGTCCTCCCTACCAGACCTGCCCCTGTGGTGCAGCCGACACCCTCTAGGCACTGGGCAAACCCTGCCTTCTGCTCCTAACCTTGGACCCTGCCCTCTGCCTGCCAGAAGCCAAGGGGAGGGGGGGAACAGCCCCCAGCCTGTCCTTCCTGAAAGGCACATCTGCTTAGGTCCCTTCACTGGCTTTACCTGGCCCCCAGAATGGTGTCCAAATCCTTTCACTTGCCCTGTGATCCTCGGTGGACCAGCTGGACTGAGCCAAGCCAGCTTTGGCACAAACCTTACTCTGGGAGGCCCTGAGGCTGGCTAGAAGTGCCCTCAGCACTCCCCATTCCTGCAACGTGCCCTTCGCTCTCTCAGCCCAGTGGTACCATTGCCTGGagggccccaccccagcccctcatCCCTTGCCCCCTTGCCCAGAGTTGGACACTGCACCAGTCCAGCTGACTGACCACCTCAGGCCTCATCACACCCACACTCAGAAGGCAAGGGTCATGTGGAACCTGACCCAGGAGGCAAGCACAGCTGAATCCCAGCAGGGTCTGCAAAACCCTCTATC
This is a stretch of genomic DNA from Eschrichtius robustus isolate mEscRob2 chromosome 20, mEscRob2.pri, whole genome shotgun sequence. It encodes these proteins:
- the DCXR gene encoding L-xylulose reductase, translating into MELSFAGRRALVTGAGKGIGRSTVQALHAAGAQVVAVSRTQADLDSLVRECPGVEPVCVDLGDWEATERALGGVGPVDLLVNNAAVALLQPFLEVTKEACDTSFDVNLRAVIQVSQIVARGLIARGAPGSIVNVSSQASQRAVTNHSVYCSTKGALDMLTKVMALELGPHQIRVNALNPTVVMTPMGQANWSDPQKAKTMLDRIPLGRFAEVENVVDTILFLLSDRSSMTTGSTVPVDGGFLAT